From the Micromonospora sediminicola genome, one window contains:
- a CDS encoding SDR family NAD(P)-dependent oxidoreductase, translating into MTADPHPSRRWALVTGASLGIGESFARRLAADGWNLVLVARDFTRLDALATELAGRHGGEVKTIPADLSTDDGCAVVERRLTTVPPVELLVNNAGISLNTPFVRSTVADEARLVRLNVLAVLRLTHAALGPMIERGEGAVINVSSVAGFGVPMPGSTYSASKAWVTNFSESIGQSVAPLGVRVMALCPGYTRTGYHERAGIDMSRTPAWMWLRADDVVDEGLRDLGKGKLVSVPGWKYKLAVAGLRHAPKRLLRGAVRDTRGKVDRARG; encoded by the coding sequence GTGACCGCTGACCCCCACCCCTCCCGGCGCTGGGCCCTCGTCACCGGCGCCAGTCTGGGCATCGGCGAGTCGTTCGCCCGCCGGCTCGCCGCGGACGGTTGGAACCTCGTGCTCGTGGCCCGCGACTTCACCCGGCTCGACGCCCTGGCGACCGAGCTGGCCGGCCGGCACGGCGGCGAGGTGAAGACGATCCCGGCCGATCTGTCCACCGACGACGGTTGTGCGGTGGTCGAACGCCGGTTGACCACCGTCCCGCCGGTGGAGCTGCTGGTGAACAACGCGGGGATCAGTCTGAACACGCCGTTCGTGCGGTCGACCGTCGCGGACGAGGCCCGGCTGGTCCGGCTCAACGTGCTGGCGGTGCTCCGGCTGACCCACGCCGCCCTCGGTCCGATGATCGAGCGGGGTGAGGGGGCAGTGATAAATGTCTCTTCGGTGGCGGGTTTCGGCGTACCCATGCCGGGATCGACGTACTCGGCCAGCAAGGCGTGGGTGACGAACTTCAGCGAGTCGATCGGCCAGTCGGTGGCCCCGCTCGGCGTGCGCGTGATGGCGCTCTGCCCCGGCTACACCCGCACCGGCTACCACGAACGCGCCGGCATCGACATGTCGCGCACGCCCGCGTGGATGTGGCTGCGGGCCGACGACGTGGTCGACGAAGGGCTGCGTGACCTGGGCAAAGGCAAGTTGGTCAGCGTGCCGGGCTGGAAGTACAAGCTGGCTGTGGCCGGGCTGCGGCACGCGCCGAAACGGCTGCTGCGCGGCGCCGTCCGGGACACCCGGGGGAAGGTCGACCGGGCCCGCGGCTGA
- a CDS encoding polyamine aminopropyltransferase: MTVDAPVRPRWRPARAAVLLAVFVCAACGLVYELALVALGSYLIGDAVGQASIVLGVMVFAMGVGALVAKPLQSRAAAAFAAIELTLALLGGLSVLGLYAAFAWLDLYGPALVGTAFVLGLLIGAEIPLLMVMLQRIREQSAGSAVADLFAADYVGALLGGLAFPFLLMPVFGQLKGALVVGAVNAVAGLALVFTVFRAELGRRARVVLGAGAVVVGLLLGYAWVTAHDFEVTARQQLYRDPVVHAERSRYQEIVLTRSVREVGHTDTDLRLFLNGDLQFSSVDEYRYHEALVHPAMRGPHGDVLVLGAGDGLAAREILTYPDVRSVTLVDLDPAVVALARSEPQLRELNRRSLTDPRVRVLNLDAFGWLRTATERFDVVVADLPDPDETATAKLYTVEFYALIRPVLAPGGRLVVQSGSPYFAPRSYWSIERSVREAGFATTPYHVDVPSFGDWGFVLAAPGDAAPELALPADAPPLRFLTPPVLAAAAAFPADRARVDVPASTLLQPRVLEYAREEWRGY; this comes from the coding sequence GTGACCGTCGACGCGCCCGTACGGCCGCGGTGGCGCCCGGCCCGCGCGGCGGTCCTGCTCGCGGTCTTCGTCTGCGCGGCCTGCGGCCTGGTCTACGAGCTGGCCCTGGTCGCGCTGGGCAGCTATCTGATCGGCGACGCGGTCGGCCAGGCGTCGATCGTGCTCGGCGTGATGGTCTTCGCGATGGGAGTCGGCGCGCTGGTGGCGAAGCCGTTGCAGTCCCGCGCGGCGGCCGCGTTCGCGGCGATCGAGCTGACCCTGGCGCTGCTCGGCGGCCTCTCCGTGCTCGGCCTCTACGCCGCGTTCGCGTGGCTCGACCTCTACGGGCCGGCGCTGGTCGGCACCGCGTTCGTGCTCGGCCTGCTGATCGGCGCGGAGATCCCGCTGCTCATGGTCATGCTGCAACGCATCCGGGAGCAGTCCGCGGGCAGCGCGGTGGCCGACCTGTTCGCCGCCGACTACGTCGGCGCGCTGCTCGGCGGGCTGGCCTTCCCGTTCCTGCTGATGCCGGTCTTCGGCCAGCTCAAGGGCGCGCTGGTGGTCGGCGCGGTGAACGCCGTCGCCGGGCTCGCGCTGGTCTTCACGGTGTTCCGCGCCGAACTCGGCCGCCGGGCGCGGGTCGTGCTCGGCGCCGGCGCCGTCGTGGTCGGTCTCCTGCTCGGGTACGCCTGGGTGACCGCCCACGACTTCGAGGTGACCGCCCGCCAGCAGCTCTACCGGGATCCGGTGGTGCACGCCGAGCGCAGCCGCTACCAGGAGATCGTGCTGACCCGCTCGGTGCGGGAGGTCGGCCACACCGACACCGACCTGCGGCTGTTCCTCAACGGTGACCTCCAGTTCAGCTCCGTGGACGAGTACCGCTACCACGAGGCGCTGGTGCACCCGGCGATGCGCGGGCCGCACGGCGACGTGCTGGTGCTCGGCGCCGGCGACGGGCTGGCCGCGCGGGAGATCCTCACGTACCCGGACGTGCGCTCGGTGACCCTGGTCGACCTCGACCCGGCCGTGGTCGCGCTGGCCCGCAGCGAGCCGCAGCTGCGCGAGCTGAACCGCCGGTCGCTCACCGACCCCCGGGTCCGGGTGTTGAACCTGGACGCGTTCGGCTGGCTGCGGACCGCCACGGAACGCTTCGACGTGGTGGTCGCCGACCTGCCCGACCCGGACGAGACGGCCACCGCGAAGCTCTACACGGTCGAGTTCTACGCGCTCATCCGGCCGGTGCTGGCTCCGGGCGGCCGGCTCGTGGTCCAGTCCGGCTCGCCCTACTTCGCGCCCCGGTCGTACTGGTCGATCGAGCGGTCGGTGCGCGAGGCGGGCTTCGCCACCACGCCCTACCACGTCGACGTGCCGAGCTTCGGCGACTGGGGCTTCGTGCTCGCCGCGCCCGGCGACGCCGCGCCGGAGCTGGCGCTGCCGGCCGATGCGCCGCCGCTGCGCTTCCTCACCCCGCCGGTACTCGCCGCGGCGGCCGCCTTCCCCGCCGACCGGGCCCGGGTGGACGTGCCGGCCTCGACGTTGTTGCAGCCCAGGGTGCTGGAGTACGCCCGCGAGGAGTGGCGCGGCTACTAG
- a CDS encoding DUF350 domain-containing protein, translating to MQHLVTDLLVTLAYGVVGVVLMAIGYALVDLATPGKLHELIWTERNRNATVLLASNLLGVGTVVVAAIVASDDDFALGLAGSAAYGILGLVIMAAAFVLLDVATPGKLGELLVDPEPHPAVWISATVHVATGAIIAAAIS from the coding sequence GTGCAGCATCTCGTCACCGATCTGCTGGTCACCCTCGCCTACGGCGTGGTCGGCGTCGTCCTCATGGCGATCGGCTACGCGCTGGTCGACCTGGCCACCCCCGGCAAGCTCCACGAGCTGATCTGGACCGAGCGCAACCGCAACGCCACGGTGCTGCTCGCCTCCAACCTGCTCGGTGTCGGCACCGTGGTGGTCGCCGCGATCGTGGCCAGCGACGACGACTTCGCGCTCGGGCTGGCCGGTTCCGCCGCGTACGGGATCCTCGGGCTGGTCATCATGGCGGCGGCCTTCGTGCTGCTCGACGTGGCCACCCCCGGCAAGCTCGGCGAGCTGCTGGTCGACCCGGAGCCGCACCCGGCGGTCTGGATCTCCGCCACCGTGCACGTCGCCACCGGCGCGATCATCGCCGCCGCGATCAGCTGA
- a CDS encoding DUF4247 domain-containing protein — MTYRRWFVVGVAVAVVGALIAAFTIFYGNFSPRGYVEDHFSRASGRDIGAQAVAYTSKQSPSQVSKEITDAWQPADQYVDGSGVYLRYDDDSVVILPLAVGSVILLEKMSTAYPRYHRVVGNSWGWGRGSTVRGGGPGAGK; from the coding sequence GTGACGTACCGACGGTGGTTCGTGGTCGGGGTGGCGGTCGCCGTCGTCGGCGCCCTCATCGCCGCCTTCACGATCTTCTACGGCAACTTCTCGCCCCGCGGCTACGTGGAGGACCACTTCTCCCGCGCGTCGGGCCGGGACATCGGCGCCCAGGCGGTCGCCTACACGTCGAAGCAGTCGCCCAGCCAGGTGTCGAAGGAGATCACCGACGCGTGGCAGCCGGCCGACCAGTACGTCGACGGCAGCGGCGTCTACCTGCGCTACGACGACGACTCGGTGGTGATCCTCCCGCTCGCCGTCGGCTCGGTGATCCTGCTGGAGAAGATGTCCACCGCCTACCCCCGGTACCACCGCGTCGTCGGCAACAGCTGGGGCTGGGGCCGGGGCAGCACCGTCCGGGGCGGCGGCCCCGGCGCCGGCAAGTAG
- a CDS encoding DUF2617 family protein: MLVALHTPYVDSRAADLSLTLGGPELPALAVRDLDLPGGTWLRLRLLGASHQVVLGGLTETVACLPGRPPHLPDTLHDETVGYRFTATVLRPAGDGLRTRVAALRAELAEDPYALVGVFPGDEDAVTALAVRPDPPGGTLAWRTWHAYPQTNELVLTETVVEEL, from the coding sequence GTGCTCGTCGCTCTGCACACCCCGTACGTCGACAGCCGCGCCGCCGACCTCAGCCTGACCCTCGGCGGCCCGGAGCTGCCGGCGCTGGCCGTGCGCGACCTCGACCTGCCGGGCGGCACGTGGCTGCGGCTGCGCCTGCTCGGCGCCTCCCACCAGGTGGTGCTGGGCGGGCTGACCGAGACGGTCGCCTGCCTGCCCGGCCGCCCGCCGCACCTGCCGGACACGCTGCACGACGAGACCGTCGGCTACCGGTTCACCGCCACGGTGCTCCGCCCGGCCGGCGACGGCCTCCGCACCCGGGTCGCGGCGCTCCGCGCCGAGCTGGCCGAAGACCCGTACGCGCTGGTCGGCGTCTTTCCCGGCGACGAGGACGCGGTCACCGCGCTCGCCGTCCGCCCCGACCCGCCCGGCGGCACGCTCGCCTGGCGCACGTGGCACGCCTACCCCCAGACCAACGAGCTGGTCCTGACCGAGACGGTGGTGGAAGAGCTGTGA
- a CDS encoding DUF4178 domain-containing protein, with amino-acid sequence MNGSVAYLVTTLGCLVGVAGVVIAVIALRRSRSAARPQAATPGDPFRDRDTDALRGDPRALKPGDIIEIRQVPYTVRGSVHLVEGGWSWAEHLLDDAGGVKRWLSVEAEPDLEMVLWTSEPGATVTPGAPTLEIAGRRYNWDESGQARYTATEGTGLDPRGTMRYHDYQAPGGARLSFEAYGEAGWEVNLGDELRRAEVMIYPQGGPDQVK; translated from the coding sequence GTGAACGGTTCGGTGGCGTACCTGGTGACCACGCTGGGGTGCCTGGTCGGGGTGGCCGGCGTGGTGATCGCCGTGATCGCGCTGCGCCGGTCCCGCTCGGCGGCCCGCCCGCAGGCGGCGACGCCCGGGGACCCGTTCCGGGACCGGGACACGGACGCGCTGCGGGGTGACCCCCGCGCGCTCAAGCCCGGCGACATCATCGAGATCCGGCAGGTCCCCTACACCGTGCGCGGCTCGGTGCACCTGGTCGAGGGCGGCTGGAGCTGGGCGGAGCACCTGCTCGATGACGCGGGCGGGGTGAAGCGCTGGCTCTCCGTCGAGGCGGAGCCGGACCTGGAGATGGTGCTCTGGACCAGCGAGCCGGGCGCCACGGTGACGCCGGGCGCCCCGACGCTGGAGATCGCCGGCCGCCGCTACAACTGGGACGAGTCGGGCCAGGCGCGCTACACCGCGACCGAGGGCACCGGCCTGGACCCGCGCGGCACGATGCGCTACCACGACTACCAGGCGCCCGGCGGGGCCCGGCTGTCGTTCGAGGCGTACGGCGAGGCCGGCTGGGAGGTGAACCTCGGCGACGAACTGCGCCGGGCCGAGGTGATGATCTACCCGCAGGGCGGCCCGGACCAGGTGAAGTAG
- the clpB gene encoding ATP-dependent chaperone ClpB, with the protein MNTERLTTKSRETITGAVALANQRGHATVEPWHLLLSLLDTDGSTAAGLLRAVGADPAELRRVAQRSVDALPAARGSSIAEPTLAREFVNAIGAAEQIARPLGDEYTSTEHLLAGLARVGGAVSVALKNAGATEENLVAAFPTVRGGDRRVTTADPEQTYQALAKYGVDLTASARDGKIDPVIGRDSEIRRVIQVLSRRTKNNPVLIGEPGVGKTAIVEGLAQRIVAGDVPESLRDKKLVSLDLGAMVAGASYRGQFEERLKSVLEEIKNSDGQVITFLDELHTVVGAGKGEGSMDAGNMLKPMLARGELRMVGATTLDEYREHIEKDPALERRFQPVLVGEPTIEDTIGILRGLKERYEVHHGVRITDAALVAAASLSDRYITDRFLPDKAIDLVDESASRLRMEIDSRPVEVDEIERAVRRLEIEEMALAKEPDAASAERLERLRKELADKREQLTALSERWQTEKSHITKLSTAKEELERLGGEAERAERDGELERAAELRYGRIPALRAELKQAEEELARLQADGAMLKEEVGADDIAAVVASWTGIPAGRLLEGETAKLLRMEESLRGRVVGQAEAVGAVSDAVRRARAGVADPDRPTGSFLFLGPTGVGKTELAKALAEFLFDDERAMVRIDMSEYGEKHSVARLVGAPPGYVGYEEGGQLTEAVRRRPYSVILLDEVEKAHPDVFDVLLQVLDDGRLTDGQGRTVDFRNAILILTSNLGSSVISDLTLSEEERREGVLAVVRSHFKPEFLNRLDDIVVFAALQGGDLRAIVDIQLDRMRRRLADRRLGLEITDAARTWLAEHGYDPIYGARPLRRLVQSAIGDQLAKALLAGEIRDGDTVRVDLSDTKESLAVTAA; encoded by the coding sequence ATGAACACGGAACGCCTCACCACCAAGAGCCGCGAGACCATCACCGGTGCCGTCGCGCTGGCGAACCAGCGCGGCCACGCCACCGTGGAGCCCTGGCACCTGCTGCTGTCACTGCTGGACACCGACGGTTCGACCGCGGCGGGCCTGCTGCGCGCCGTCGGGGCCGACCCCGCCGAGCTGCGCCGGGTCGCCCAGCGTTCGGTCGACGCGCTGCCCGCCGCACGCGGGTCCAGCATCGCCGAGCCGACGCTCGCCCGCGAGTTCGTCAACGCCATCGGCGCCGCCGAGCAGATCGCGCGGCCGCTGGGCGACGAATACACCTCCACCGAGCACCTGCTGGCCGGGCTGGCCCGGGTCGGCGGCGCGGTCTCGGTGGCGCTGAAGAACGCCGGCGCCACCGAGGAGAACCTGGTCGCCGCGTTCCCCACCGTCCGGGGCGGGGACCGCCGGGTCACCACGGCCGACCCGGAGCAGACCTACCAGGCCCTCGCCAAGTACGGCGTCGACCTCACCGCCAGCGCCCGCGACGGCAAGATCGACCCGGTGATCGGCCGGGACTCGGAGATCCGCCGGGTGATCCAGGTGCTGTCCCGGCGTACCAAGAACAACCCGGTCCTCATCGGTGAGCCGGGCGTCGGCAAGACCGCGATCGTGGAGGGCCTGGCCCAGCGGATCGTGGCCGGCGACGTGCCGGAGTCGCTGCGGGACAAGAAGCTCGTCTCGCTCGACCTGGGCGCCATGGTGGCCGGCGCGTCCTACCGCGGCCAGTTCGAGGAGCGGCTGAAGTCCGTGCTGGAGGAGATCAAGAACTCCGACGGCCAGGTCATCACGTTCCTCGACGAGCTGCACACCGTGGTCGGCGCCGGCAAGGGCGAGGGCTCGATGGACGCCGGCAACATGCTCAAGCCGATGCTGGCCCGGGGCGAGCTGCGGATGGTCGGCGCGACCACGCTGGACGAATACCGCGAGCACATCGAGAAGGACCCGGCCCTGGAGCGTCGCTTCCAGCCGGTGCTGGTCGGCGAGCCGACCATCGAGGACACCATCGGCATCCTGCGCGGGCTCAAGGAGCGCTACGAGGTGCACCACGGCGTACGCATCACCGACGCCGCACTGGTCGCCGCCGCGTCCCTGTCCGACCGCTACATCACCGACCGGTTCCTGCCGGACAAGGCGATCGACCTGGTCGACGAGTCCGCGTCCCGGCTGCGCATGGAGATCGACTCGCGCCCGGTCGAGGTGGACGAGATCGAGCGTGCGGTCCGCCGGCTGGAGATCGAGGAGATGGCGCTGGCCAAGGAGCCGGACGCCGCGTCCGCCGAGCGGCTGGAGCGGCTGCGCAAGGAGCTGGCCGACAAGCGTGAGCAGCTCACCGCGCTGTCCGAGCGCTGGCAGACCGAGAAAAGCCACATCACCAAGCTCTCCACCGCCAAGGAGGAGCTGGAGCGCCTCGGCGGCGAGGCCGAGCGGGCCGAGCGCGACGGCGAGCTGGAACGCGCCGCCGAGCTGCGGTACGGCCGGATCCCCGCGCTGCGCGCCGAGCTGAAGCAGGCCGAGGAGGAGCTGGCCCGCCTTCAGGCCGACGGCGCGATGCTCAAGGAGGAGGTCGGCGCGGACGACATCGCCGCCGTGGTCGCCTCCTGGACCGGCATCCCCGCCGGGCGGCTGCTCGAAGGCGAGACCGCCAAGCTGCTGCGGATGGAGGAGTCGCTGCGCGGTCGCGTTGTCGGCCAGGCCGAGGCGGTGGGGGCGGTCTCCGACGCGGTCCGTCGCGCCCGCGCCGGCGTCGCCGACCCGGACCGCCCGACCGGCAGCTTCCTCTTTCTCGGCCCGACCGGCGTCGGCAAGACCGAGCTGGCCAAGGCGCTCGCCGAGTTCCTCTTCGACGACGAACGGGCCATGGTCCGCATCGACATGAGCGAGTACGGCGAGAAGCACTCGGTGGCCCGCCTGGTCGGCGCCCCGCCCGGCTACGTCGGCTACGAGGAGGGCGGCCAGCTCACCGAGGCGGTGCGCCGTCGGCCCTACTCGGTGATCCTGCTGGACGAGGTGGAGAAAGCCCACCCGGACGTCTTCGACGTGCTGCTCCAGGTGCTCGACGACGGTCGGCTCACCGACGGTCAGGGCCGCACCGTGGACTTCCGCAACGCCATCCTCATCCTCACCTCGAACCTGGGCTCCTCGGTCATCAGCGACCTGACGCTGAGCGAGGAGGAGCGTCGGGAGGGTGTGCTCGCGGTGGTCCGGTCGCACTTCAAGCCGGAGTTCCTCAACCGCCTCGACGACATCGTGGTGTTCGCCGCGCTCCAGGGCGGGGACCTGCGGGCGATCGTGGACATCCAGCTCGACCGGATGCGCCGCCGACTGGCCGACCGCCGGCTTGGCCTGGAGATCACCGACGCGGCCCGCACCTGGCTGGCCGAGCACGGGTACGACCCGATCTACGGCGCCCGCCCGCTGCGCCGGCTGGTGCAGTCGGCGATCGGCGACCAGCTCGCCAAGGCGCTGCTGGCCGGCGAGATCCGCGACGGCGACACGGTCCGCGTCGACCTGTCCGACACCAAGGAGTCCCTGGCGGTCACCGCCGCCTGA
- a CDS encoding TetR/AcrR family transcriptional regulator, with the protein MSNPTDDLPLAGRRAQAARNDAAILAAARTVFLDDPKAPIAAVAERAGVGISALYRRYAGKEDLLRTLCHDGLLRFVAAAEEAVAEPDDWAAFAGFLERVVDADVHSLTVHLAGTFTPTEEMGRAAVRANELVDGLVGRARDAGRLRPDVVTQDVGLLLEGCAAIRVPDPDRTRQLRRRHLAVLLAGLAVPGPPLPGPPPAAGEFDWRWRAK; encoded by the coding sequence ATGTCGAACCCGACCGACGACCTGCCGCTGGCCGGCCGGCGCGCGCAGGCGGCCCGCAACGACGCCGCGATCCTGGCGGCGGCACGCACCGTCTTCCTGGACGACCCGAAGGCGCCGATCGCCGCCGTCGCCGAGCGGGCCGGCGTCGGCATCAGTGCCCTCTACCGCCGGTACGCCGGCAAGGAGGACCTGCTGCGCACGCTCTGCCACGACGGTCTGCTCCGGTTCGTCGCGGCGGCCGAGGAGGCCGTCGCCGAGCCGGACGACTGGGCCGCGTTCGCCGGCTTCCTGGAGCGCGTCGTCGACGCCGACGTGCACTCCCTCACCGTGCACCTCGCCGGCACCTTCACGCCCACCGAGGAGATGGGCCGGGCCGCGGTGCGCGCGAACGAGCTGGTCGACGGGCTGGTCGGGCGGGCGCGGGACGCCGGGCGGCTCCGACCGGACGTGGTGACGCAGGACGTCGGGCTGCTGCTGGAGGGGTGCGCCGCGATTCGCGTACCCGATCCGGACCGGACCCGGCAGCTGCGCCGCCGCCACCTCGCGGTGCTGCTGGCCGGCCTGGCCGTGCCCGGGCCGCCGCTGCCCGGGCCGCCGCCGGCGGCGGGAGAGTTCGACTGGCGGTGGCGAGCGAAGTAG
- a CDS encoding epoxide hydrolase family protein: MSATALRPYRVEIPQTALDDLADRLRRTIWPGELPDAGTAYGMPTARVRELATYWLETFDWRAVEARLNAHPQFVTEIDGEEIHFLHVRSSRPDATPLVLTHGWPGSVVEYLDVIAPLAEPTDPAAPAFHLVIPSLPGFGFSGPTRSAGWNRYRTARAWAELMARLGYDRYGAVGNDAGSMISPELGRLDPDHVLGVHVTQLFSFPSGDPAEFDGLSDADQAALRHLQWFYENKFSFNQVHSQQPQTLAFALADSPVGLLAWNGQLLDENLDPDFVLANVAVYWFTGTAASSMRFYWEDAHATEQPTGPTTAPTAVAMFPGDFQSIRRFADRDHAGIVSWHAFDAGPDRGGDVGGHYAAHQATDVLVGDIRQFFAGLR; the protein is encoded by the coding sequence ATGTCGGCCACCGCTCTCCGTCCCTACCGCGTCGAGATCCCGCAGACCGCCCTGGACGACCTCGCCGACCGGCTGCGGCGCACCATCTGGCCGGGCGAGCTGCCCGACGCCGGCACGGCGTACGGCATGCCGACCGCCCGGGTCCGCGAGCTGGCGACCTACTGGCTGGAGACGTTCGACTGGCGGGCGGTCGAGGCCCGACTGAACGCGCACCCGCAGTTCGTCACCGAGATCGACGGCGAGGAGATCCACTTCCTGCACGTCCGGTCGTCCCGGCCGGACGCCACCCCGCTGGTGCTCACCCACGGCTGGCCCGGTTCCGTGGTCGAGTACCTGGACGTGATCGCCCCACTGGCCGAGCCGACCGACCCGGCCGCGCCCGCGTTCCACCTGGTGATCCCGTCGCTGCCCGGATTCGGCTTCTCCGGCCCGACCCGCAGCGCCGGCTGGAACCGCTACCGCACCGCCCGGGCCTGGGCCGAGCTGATGGCCCGCCTCGGCTACGACCGGTACGGCGCGGTCGGCAACGACGCCGGCTCGATGATCTCGCCCGAACTCGGCCGCCTCGACCCGGACCACGTGCTCGGCGTGCACGTCACCCAGCTCTTCTCGTTCCCGTCCGGCGACCCGGCCGAGTTCGACGGGCTCTCCGACGCCGACCAGGCGGCGCTGCGCCACCTCCAGTGGTTCTACGAGAACAAGTTCTCCTTCAACCAGGTGCACAGCCAGCAGCCGCAGACGCTGGCGTTCGCGCTGGCCGACTCGCCGGTCGGCCTGCTCGCCTGGAACGGGCAACTCCTCGACGAGAACCTCGACCCGGACTTCGTCCTGGCCAACGTCGCCGTCTACTGGTTCACCGGCACCGCCGCCTCGTCGATGCGCTTCTACTGGGAGGACGCCCACGCCACCGAGCAGCCGACCGGGCCGACGACGGCACCGACCGCGGTGGCGATGTTCCCCGGGGACTTCCAGTCGATCCGCCGGTTCGCCGACCGGGACCACGCCGGCATCGTCAGCTGGCACGCCTTCGACGCCGGGCCCGACCGGGGCGGGGACGTCGGCGGGCACTACGCCGCACACCAGGCCACCGACGTGCTGGTCGGCGACATCCGGCAGTTCTTCGCCGGGCTCCGTTGA
- a CDS encoding cation:proton antiporter regulatory subunit, with the protein MRVRVEQTALPGIGVRHDLMTESGRRLGVVSHRNGRRDLVLYDPDDPDSCQHDIPLTDDEAEALADILGASLMLGQLSGLREQAAGLLTEQIVMPAGSKYVNRRLGDTKARTRTSASIVAVLRQGEVNVSPDPTFRFEAGDVIVVVGTRQGLDGVTAILAETDPDG; encoded by the coding sequence GTGCGAGTACGTGTCGAACAGACCGCCTTACCGGGGATCGGCGTCCGTCATGACCTGATGACGGAGTCGGGCCGCCGGCTCGGTGTGGTCTCCCACCGCAATGGCCGCCGCGACCTGGTCCTCTACGACCCGGACGATCCCGACTCCTGCCAGCACGACATACCGCTGACCGACGACGAGGCCGAGGCGTTGGCCGACATCCTCGGCGCGTCGCTGATGCTGGGCCAGCTCTCCGGGCTGCGCGAGCAGGCCGCCGGGCTGCTGACCGAGCAGATCGTGATGCCGGCCGGCTCGAAGTACGTCAACCGGCGGCTGGGCGACACCAAGGCACGCACGCGGACCAGCGCCTCCATCGTGGCGGTGCTGCGTCAGGGCGAGGTGAACGTCTCGCCCGACCCCACCTTCCGGTTCGAAGCCGGCGACGTGATCGTCGTGGTCGGAACCCGTCAGGGTCTTGACGGCGTCACCGCGATCCTCGCCGAGACCGACCCGGACGGCTGA
- a CDS encoding cation:proton antiporter has translation MHETQILLVEVGALLLLLGLLGRLSRRVGVSPIPLYLLAGLAFGHGGLLPLNASEEFFAVGAEIGVILLLVMLGLEYSANELVGNLRSAAPAGLIDAVFNALPGFAFALLLGWGWVAAVVLAGVTWVSSSGVIAKVLGDLGRVGNRETPVILSVLVIEDLAMALYLPLVTALLAGVDLVKGGIALAVAVFTVVVVLAVAIRYGHLISAALSAKDPEALLLGVLGLTLLVAGIAAKLQVSAAVGAFLVGIALSGPVAHHATELLSPLRDLFAAVFFVFFGLVTNPLDMPPVLLPALLLAVVTMATKVATGYLAARRAGIAEPGRWRAGLALTPRGEFSIVIAGLAVAAVYPVEPKLAALATAYVLITVVTGPLLARLPDMPWFKQWLRRRAAASRPPAPVRVGD, from the coding sequence ATGCACGAAACCCAAATCCTGCTCGTCGAGGTCGGCGCGCTGCTGCTCCTGCTCGGCCTGCTCGGCCGGCTCAGCCGTCGCGTCGGCGTCTCACCCATCCCGCTCTACCTGCTCGCCGGCCTCGCCTTCGGGCACGGCGGGCTGTTGCCGCTCAACGCCAGCGAGGAGTTCTTCGCCGTCGGCGCCGAGATCGGCGTGATCCTGCTGCTGGTCATGCTCGGCCTGGAATACAGCGCGAACGAGCTGGTGGGCAACCTCCGCTCGGCCGCGCCGGCCGGGCTCATCGACGCGGTGTTCAACGCGCTGCCCGGTTTCGCCTTCGCGCTGCTGCTGGGCTGGGGTTGGGTCGCCGCCGTGGTGCTCGCCGGCGTCACCTGGGTGTCGTCCTCCGGGGTCATCGCCAAGGTGCTCGGCGACCTGGGCCGGGTCGGTAACCGGGAGACCCCGGTGATCCTCTCCGTCCTGGTGATCGAGGACCTGGCCATGGCCCTCTACCTGCCGCTGGTCACCGCGCTGCTGGCCGGGGTCGACCTGGTGAAGGGCGGCATCGCGCTCGCCGTCGCGGTCTTCACCGTGGTCGTCGTGCTGGCCGTGGCAATTCGGTACGGGCACCTGATCTCCGCCGCGCTCTCCGCCAAGGACCCGGAGGCGCTGCTGCTCGGGGTGCTCGGCCTGACCCTGCTGGTCGCCGGCATCGCGGCCAAGCTCCAGGTCTCCGCCGCGGTCGGCGCGTTCCTGGTCGGCATCGCGTTGTCCGGCCCGGTGGCGCACCACGCCACCGAGCTGCTCTCGCCCCTGCGGGACCTCTTCGCCGCGGTCTTCTTCGTGTTCTTCGGGCTGGTCACCAACCCGCTGGACATGCCGCCGGTGCTGCTGCCCGCGCTGCTGCTGGCCGTGGTCACCATGGCGACGAAGGTGGCCACCGGCTACCTGGCCGCCCGGCGGGCCGGGATCGCCGAGCCCGGTCGCTGGCGGGCCGGGCTGGCGCTCACCCCGCGCGGCGAGTTCTCCATCGTCATCGCCGGGCTGGCCGTCGCCGCCGTCTACCCGGTGGAGCCCAAGCTGGCCGCGCTCGCCACGGCGTACGTGTTGATCACGGTGGTGACCGGGCCGCTGCTCGCCCGACTGCCGGACATGCCCTGGTTCAAGCAGTGGCTGCGCCGCCGCGCCGCCGCCAGCCGGCCGCCCGCGCCGGTAAGGGTGGGCGACTGA